From Asterias rubens chromosome 3, eAstRub1.3, whole genome shotgun sequence, the proteins below share one genomic window:
- the LOC117288291 gene encoding neuromedin-U receptor 2-like — MTGTEGFSLLDDQVTSINNSTFGGSVVDLIEDGATLDPTDSPLNVTDENLHTFLYTTVDTMLVTVAMPLIFSIGVMGNFAVIAVFIRVRSMRTVTNHYLVSLAIADLTFLVLSVPQFWVMYVTSPIIADYRVLQTGYCKMSIYLTESSIIASCFTVILVTFERYVAICWPHKFKELSTKPRAVLLCALVWLFALGYKIPALCFSAAIKTPIVWLISAPKEDYPDSMYVCNFCYPRTSDTCKVFQKSLTLDQILLLMVIPITMVMYSLIVLQLQKLAKSTMIRGSGSSSSTRMKKQVVRMLIVTITLFVICMTPFRILNLFSIYEFSLPPNSQWVLVNVGRIMLYTNCSVNPIIYNIMSDRYRQAFHDTFLCCLPKRGEANHEQSSCNRKTTKYTASMWAETK, encoded by the coding sequence ATGACGGGGACTGAAGGGTTTAGTTTACTTGATGACCAAGTCACTTCAATCAACAACAGTACCTTCGGTGGTTCGGTAGTAGACCTTATAGAGGATGGGGCCACACTAGATCCAACCGACTCGCCACTCAACGTCACGGATGAGAACCTTCATACGTTTTTGTACACAACAGTCGATACTATGCTGGTAACTGTAGCTATGCCGTTAATTTTCTCAATCGGTGTCATGGGAAACTTTGCTGTCATAGCTGTGTTTATCCGTGTGAGATCGATGCGGACGGTCACCAACCACTACCTGGTAAGTCTTGCTATCGCTGACCTGACTTTCCTGGTGCTATCAGTGCCACAGTTCTGGGTCATGTACGTGACGTCACCCATCATAGCAGACTACCGCGTTCTACAGACGGGCTACTGCAAGATGTCAATATACTTGACGGAGTCAAGTATCATAGCTTCTTGCTTTACCGTCATCTTGGTAACTTTTGAGCGGTACGTCGCAATTTGCTGGCCCCACAAATTCAAGGAGCTGAGCACCAAACCACGTGCTGTGCTTCTCTGTGCGTTAGTCTGGCTCTTCGCCCTCGGGTACAAAATCCCCGCCCTCTGTTTCTCCGCTGCTATTAAAACACCCATCGTTTGGCTAATTAGCGCCCCGAAGGAAGACTACCCGGACTCTATGTATGTTTGTAACTTCTGCTACCCAAGGACTTCTGACACGTGCAAAGTTTTTCAGAAATCACTGACATTGGATCAGATCTTGTTGCTGATGGTGATTCCAATCACAATGGTGATGTATTCGTTAATTGTGTTACAGCTACAGAAATTGGCAAAGTCCACTATGATCCGAGGTTCTGGCAGTAGCTCATCTACACGTATGAAGAAGCAGGTTGTGCGCATGCTAATTGTGACGATAACGCTGTTCGTCATTTGCATGACACCGTTTCGTATTTTGAACCTGTTTTCGATTTACGAATTTAGTCTACCGCCCAACTCGCAGTGGGTGCTGGTGAACGTAGGTCGCATCATGTTGTACACAAACTGTTCTGTCAATCCAATCATATACAATATCATGAGTGACAGGTATCGTCAGGCGTTCCACGACACGTTTCTTTGCTGTCTACCAAAGCGAGGGGAGGCCAACCACGAACAGTCGAGTTGCAACCGCAAGACGACCAAATACACCGCCAGCATGTGGGCTGAAACCAAGTGA